In the genome of Thermosphaera aggregans DSM 11486, one region contains:
- a CDS encoding ferredoxin produces MAKYRVIVDRVTCLGCGAAPAACPEIFELGDDNGKNRVVAKYSVQTTNDISIGEIPEELYECAKSGADVCPVGAIRIEKIE; encoded by the coding sequence ATGGCTAAATACAGGGTAATAGTAGACAGAGTTACCTGCCTAGGATGCGGGGCCGCCCCTGCAGCATGTCCAGAGATTTTCGAGCTAGGGGATGATAATGGTAAGAACCGGGTAGTTGCAAAATACAGTGTTCAAACAACCAATGACATATCAATCGGAGAGATCCCCGAGGAATTATATGAGTGTGCTAAAAGCGGGGCCGATGTTTGCCCTGTAGGCGCAATAAGAATTGAGAAGATAGAGTGA
- a CDS encoding nitrilase-related carbon-nitrogen hydrolase translates to MGEEMELTIGIVQADFNGTPIENAEKGFKMVMEKHKEADIVIFPEYSMLNPLRFKSPDEVYAYSEHVQESSFVSRIKRLSELLSIDVIVNVIEKTDKPPRSRNTSVLVKNDGEVVPLYSKIHLFDALGYKESDYFLHGEAPSKFIKARGFRLAVAICYDLRFPELFRFYALNGADGVIVQAGWLKGPLKEESLEMLASARAHENTMYIVLADQTGDYFAGRSGVFSPLGYRELDMGFREAYVEYTLYYDNIRLARERLPVVEQSRKKWMLQFNPSI, encoded by the coding sequence ATGGGAGAGGAAATGGAGCTAACTATAGGAATAGTTCAAGCAGATTTCAACGGAACTCCTATAGAAAATGCTGAGAAAGGGTTTAAAATGGTGATGGAGAAGCATAAGGAGGCAGATATCGTCATATTTCCAGAATACAGCATGCTAAATCCTTTAAGATTTAAAAGCCCGGACGAGGTCTACGCTTACAGTGAGCATGTTCAGGAGAGCTCTTTCGTAAGCCGGATAAAGCGTTTATCAGAGCTCTTAAGTATTGACGTCATTGTAAACGTTATTGAGAAAACCGATAAACCCCCGCGGTCTAGAAACACGAGTGTCTTAGTAAAAAACGATGGCGAGGTCGTACCCTTATACAGTAAAATACATTTATTCGATGCATTGGGATACAAGGAGTCCGATTACTTCCTTCACGGGGAAGCCCCAAGCAAGTTTATCAAGGCTAGAGGGTTCAGGCTTGCCGTAGCCATATGCTATGATCTCCGTTTCCCAGAGCTGTTCAGGTTTTACGCTTTAAATGGGGCGGACGGGGTTATTGTTCAAGCAGGCTGGCTTAAGGGGCCTTTGAAGGAAGAGTCCCTGGAAATGCTTGCCTCGGCCAGGGCCCACGAGAACACGATGTACATTGTTCTAGCCGATCAAACAGGAGATTACTTCGCGGGGAGAAGCGGGGTTTTCAGCCCACTGGGATATAGGGAGCTTGACATGGGATTCAGGGAAGCATACGTGGAATACACGCTATATTACGATAACATAAGGTTGGCTAGGGAGAGACTGCCAGTTGTTGAACAATCCCGGAAGAAATGGATGTTACAATTCAACCCGTCTATCTAA
- a CDS encoding ABC transporter ATP-binding protein gives MSGNPLLRVTDLIIRYGSFTAVNKVSFQLGPGDVYCLLGPNGAGKTSTIKAIVGLVKPVEGSISICEKNPLTDIDAKNCIGYVAEDPILIESLTTREHIEFAATVRGVGKESEEWVNYLIKAFDFTFNLDKPVYTLSRGNKQKASLILALMHKPKILILDEPFTGLDFQSSSILKNIIEDWKKSQNGVLMSTHILEIAEKICTRVGVIISGRLIFEDSTENVKARLLGEDKFAKLLNELTSNTILGNK, from the coding sequence ATGAGCGGCAATCCCCTACTAAGAGTTACTGACTTAATAATTAGGTACGGCTCGTTCACAGCGGTTAACAAGGTGTCCTTTCAGCTCGGCCCGGGAGATGTATACTGCTTACTCGGCCCTAACGGAGCTGGGAAAACATCAACGATAAAAGCAATCGTAGGCCTTGTAAAACCCGTGGAAGGATCTATAAGTATTTGCGAGAAAAATCCTTTGACGGATATAGATGCGAAGAACTGTATCGGGTACGTGGCAGAGGATCCAATTCTCATCGAGAGCTTGACTACTCGCGAGCACATAGAGTTCGCGGCAACCGTTAGAGGGGTTGGAAAGGAGAGTGAAGAATGGGTTAATTACTTGATTAAAGCATTCGACTTCACATTTAACCTAGACAAGCCTGTTTACACCTTGTCAAGAGGAAACAAGCAGAAAGCTTCACTTATACTTGCTTTAATGCATAAGCCCAAGATTCTAATACTTGACGAGCCATTCACAGGCCTAGACTTTCAGTCTTCAAGCATTCTCAAAAACATCATAGAGGATTGGAAGAAAAGCCAGAATGGAGTATTGATGTCAACCCATATACTAGAAATAGCTGAGAAAATATGTACAAGAGTAGGCGTCATTATCAGCGGTCGATTAATCTTTGAGGATAGTACCGAAAATGTTAAAGCTAGACTTCTCGGCGAAGACAAATTTGCGAAACTGTTGAACGAGTTAACAAGCAACACTATCCTGGGTAATAAATGA
- a CDS encoding DUF2624 family protein → MRKKTILVNGLLTYDSGKTWFTISLFKTLAANGVKAVPYKPVAAHNIWFSARTIKYSIKMKKLVGNDAYMYFRETTEPPELLNPIALAIAPLDPVNYVSNIEKYLDDASSFLPQLVLGRISHYTRGETIHFVIQENVERTVRDAQEIVKILKKKLGAVEKSLREVGELLVSQRIDEITSQVLNTLLEKYDIVLLESFNDAVIPSIGLAEHVDLIITVAPGRAFIYDRTTTKSILQYLTQRVVDPSHLVTPRFFSIFKPKEILNTPLMFKPGSHNMLKPVVDFILRE, encoded by the coding sequence TTGAGGAAGAAAACTATACTGGTTAACGGCCTCCTCACTTATGATTCTGGGAAGACATGGTTTACGATAAGCCTATTCAAAACCCTTGCCGCGAATGGCGTGAAAGCAGTACCCTATAAACCTGTAGCAGCCCATAACATCTGGTTTAGTGCTAGAACAATCAAGTACTCGATTAAGATGAAAAAGCTTGTGGGAAACGATGCATACATGTATTTCAGGGAAACAACGGAGCCCCCAGAGCTTTTAAACCCGATCGCGCTAGCCATTGCCCCATTAGACCCTGTTAACTATGTCTCCAACATTGAAAAATACTTGGATGATGCATCATCATTTCTTCCACAGCTGGTCCTAGGGCGTATCTCACACTATACCCGCGGAGAAACAATCCATTTCGTGATCCAGGAGAACGTGGAGAGGACTGTCAGAGATGCTCAAGAAATAGTAAAGATCTTGAAGAAAAAGTTAGGAGCTGTTGAAAAAAGTTTAAGAGAAGTCGGCGAGCTACTGGTAAGCCAAAGGATCGATGAAATCACGAGTCAGGTTCTTAACACCCTGTTGGAGAAATACGATATAGTCTTGTTGGAAAGCTTCAACGACGCGGTCATCCCTAGCATTGGTTTAGCAGAGCATGTTGACCTAATAATAACGGTTGCCCCCGGCAGGGCTTTTATATACGATAGGACAACCACGAAAAGTATTTTACAGTACTTAACCCAAAGAGTTGTAGATCCCTCTCATCTCGTTACCCCCAGGTTCTTCTCAATCTTTAAGCCAAAGGAAATTCTAAATACACCTTTAATGTTCAAGCCGGGAAGCCACAACATGCTTAAACCAGTAGTAGATTTTATCCTACGAGAATGA